Proteins encoded by one window of Polaribacter haliotis:
- the metF gene encoding methylenetetrahydrofolate reductase [NAD(P)H] yields MKITEHIKKADGKTLFSFEIIPPKKGNNINDLYNNIDPLMEFNPPFIDVTTSREEYVYIDKGNGLLDRKITRMRPGTVGICAAIKHKYDVDTVPHVLCGGFTKEETEYVLVDCHYLGIDNVMALRGDAMSHQKYFTPNQGGNHYATDLVKQISDLNCGKYLHDVIESTNKADFCIGVAGYPEKHLEAPSLQTDLKRLKEKVDAGADYVVTQMFFDNQKYFAFVEAAKKAGINVPIIPGIKPIAVKRHLQLLPQVFKIDLPETLISSVENCKTNKDVRQVGIEWAIQQSKELLAAGVPVLHYYSMGKSDNVHAIASELF; encoded by the coding sequence ATGAAGATTACAGAACACATTAAAAAAGCAGACGGAAAAACATTGTTTTCATTTGAAATTATTCCGCCAAAAAAGGGAAATAACATCAATGATTTATACAATAACATAGACCCATTAATGGAATTTAATCCGCCTTTTATAGACGTTACAACTTCCAGAGAAGAGTATGTTTATATCGATAAAGGCAATGGTTTATTAGATCGAAAAATAACCAGAATGCGTCCTGGAACTGTAGGTATTTGTGCTGCAATTAAGCATAAATACGATGTAGATACAGTGCCACATGTGTTGTGTGGAGGTTTTACAAAAGAGGAAACAGAATACGTTTTGGTAGATTGCCATTATTTAGGAATCGACAATGTAATGGCTTTGAGAGGAGATGCCATGAGTCATCAAAAATATTTTACGCCAAATCAAGGTGGGAATCATTATGCAACAGATTTGGTAAAACAGATTAGCGATTTAAACTGCGGAAAATATTTGCATGATGTTATAGAGTCTACAAATAAAGCAGATTTCTGTATTGGTGTTGCAGGTTACCCAGAAAAACATTTAGAAGCACCATCTTTACAAACCGATTTAAAACGTTTAAAAGAAAAAGTAGATGCTGGTGCAGATTACGTAGTTACACAGATGTTTTTCGATAATCAGAAATATTTTGCGTTTGTAGAAGCTGCAAAAAAAGCCGGAATTAATGTGCCAATTATTCCAGGAATTAAGCCAATTGCAGTAAAGCGTCATTTGCAATTATTACCTCAAGTTTTTAAAATCGATTTACCCGAAACTTTAATTTCGTCTGTCGAAAATTGTAAGACAAATAAAGACGTTCGCCAAGTTGGTATTGAGTGGGCTATTCAGCAATCGAAAGAATTATTGGCGGCAGGAGTACCAGTTTTGCACTATTATTCTATGGGAAAAAGCGATAATGTACATGCAATAGCATCCGAATTATTTTAA
- the metH gene encoding methionine synthase has protein sequence MKVKQNKYMKLSGLEPLVLNENSNFINVGERTNVAGSRKFLRLIKEEKYDEALDIARHQVDGGAQIIDINFDDGLIDGKEAMIRFLNLIAAEPDICRVPIMIDSSKWEIIEAGLQVVQGKCVVNSISLKEGEEKFIWEAKQIKRYGAAVIVMAFDEEGQADNYDRRIEIAKRSYDVLVNKVGFPSEDIIFDLNIFPVATGMDEHRRNAIDFIEATRWVRQNLPNVSVSGGVSNVSFSFRGNDGVREAMHSVFLYYAIQAGMNIGIVNPALLEVYDDIPKELLEHVEDVILDRREDATERLLDLAETVKGSKKEKVADLSWRENTLQERITHALVKGIDAFIIEDVEQARQEAEKPIEVIEGNLMIGMNVVGDLFGAGKMFLPQVVKSARVMKKAVSYLNPFIEAEKGDKQEPVGKILMATVKGDVHDIGKNIVSVVLACNNYEIVDLGVMVPPEKIIQTAIDERVDAIGLSGLITPSLDEMVYLAKEMQRQNFVLPLLIGGATTSKAHTAVKIDTQYKNAVVHVNDASRAVTVVGDLLNKKSSHLYTAKLKKDYDEFRTKFLKRGKEKSYISITEARKRKYKIDWETSEIKKPNELGIQVLKQLSLKELLPFIDWSPFFRSWDLHGKFPDILTDKVVGEQATIMYAEAQEMIKEIIAKQLLKPKAVFGLFEANSINDDDISVQKKGEEVAIFRTLRQQLKKREGIPNHALADFIAPKETNKTDYMGAFCVGIFGAQELAESYRAKEDDYNAIMAQAIADRFAEAMAEYLHKQIRVKHWGYSSDETLTNDDLIKENYKGIRPAPGYPACPDHLEKETIWDLLSVEENIGVTLTESLAMWPAAAVSGYYFANKEAKYFGLGKITDDQVTDYSTRKGITKEKARKWLHPTLAEESPS, from the coding sequence ATGAAAGTGAAACAAAATAAATACATGAAATTGTCTGGTTTAGAACCTTTGGTTTTAAACGAAAACAGCAATTTTATAAATGTTGGTGAACGTACAAATGTAGCAGGTTCTCGTAAATTTCTACGCTTGATAAAAGAAGAAAAATACGATGAAGCATTAGACATTGCAAGACATCAAGTAGATGGTGGTGCACAAATTATCGATATTAATTTCGATGATGGATTAATTGACGGAAAAGAAGCAATGATTCGTTTCCTAAACTTAATTGCTGCAGAACCAGATATTTGCAGAGTCCCAATTATGATTGATAGTTCCAAATGGGAAATCATAGAAGCTGGTTTACAAGTTGTACAAGGAAAATGTGTGGTAAATTCTATTTCCTTAAAAGAAGGAGAAGAAAAATTTATTTGGGAAGCAAAACAAATAAAACGCTATGGAGCAGCAGTAATTGTAATGGCTTTTGATGAAGAAGGTCAGGCAGATAATTACGATAGAAGAATAGAAATTGCCAAACGTTCTTATGACGTTTTGGTAAATAAAGTTGGTTTTCCAAGTGAAGACATCATTTTCGATTTGAATATTTTTCCTGTAGCAACAGGAATGGACGAACATAGAAGAAATGCCATCGATTTTATTGAAGCAACAAGATGGGTAAGACAAAATTTACCAAATGTTTCTGTAAGTGGAGGTGTAAGTAATGTGTCGTTTTCGTTTAGAGGAAATGATGGTGTTCGTGAAGCTATGCACTCTGTGTTTTTATATTATGCAATTCAGGCTGGTATGAATATCGGAATTGTAAATCCTGCTTTGTTGGAGGTTTATGATGATATTCCGAAGGAATTATTAGAACATGTAGAAGACGTAATATTAGACAGAAGAGAAGACGCAACTGAACGATTATTAGATTTAGCAGAAACAGTAAAAGGTTCTAAAAAAGAAAAAGTTGCAGATTTATCTTGGAGAGAAAATACACTACAAGAAAGAATTACACATGCTTTAGTAAAAGGAATAGATGCTTTTATTATTGAAGACGTAGAGCAAGCAAGACAAGAAGCAGAAAAACCAATTGAAGTTATCGAAGGTAATTTAATGATTGGTATGAATGTGGTTGGAGATTTATTTGGCGCAGGAAAAATGTTTTTGCCACAAGTTGTAAAATCTGCAAGAGTAATGAAAAAAGCGGTTTCTTATTTAAATCCGTTTATTGAAGCAGAAAAAGGAGACAAACAAGAACCTGTTGGTAAAATTTTAATGGCAACTGTAAAAGGTGATGTGCATGATATTGGAAAAAATATTGTGAGTGTTGTTTTGGCTTGTAATAATTACGAAATTGTAGATTTAGGTGTAATGGTTCCGCCAGAAAAAATCATACAAACTGCTATTGACGAACGTGTTGATGCAATTGGTTTATCTGGTTTAATTACACCTTCTTTAGATGAAATGGTGTATTTGGCTAAAGAAATGCAACGTCAGAATTTTGTGTTGCCTTTGTTAATTGGTGGTGCAACAACATCCAAAGCGCATACGGCTGTTAAGATAGATACACAATATAAAAATGCAGTGGTTCATGTAAATGATGCAAGTAGAGCAGTAACTGTTGTTGGAGATTTACTGAACAAGAAATCGAGCCATTTATATACAGCAAAATTAAAGAAAGATTACGACGAATTTAGAACCAAGTTTCTAAAACGAGGAAAAGAAAAATCTTATATTTCTATTACAGAAGCAAGAAAAAGAAAATATAAAATTGATTGGGAAACTTCGGAAATTAAGAAACCTAACGAATTAGGAATTCAGGTTTTAAAACAATTGAGTTTAAAAGAATTGTTGCCTTTTATAGATTGGAGTCCATTTTTTAGAAGTTGGGATTTACATGGGAAATTCCCAGACATTCTAACAGATAAAGTAGTTGGAGAACAAGCGACTATAATGTATGCAGAAGCTCAAGAAATGATTAAAGAAATCATTGCCAAACAATTATTAAAACCTAAGGCAGTTTTCGGTTTGTTTGAAGCAAACTCAATAAATGATGATGATATTTCTGTTCAGAAAAAAGGAGAAGAAGTTGCCATTTTTAGAACTTTACGTCAGCAATTAAAGAAAAGAGAAGGAATTCCAAACCATGCATTAGCAGATTTTATTGCGCCAAAAGAAACCAATAAAACTGATTATATGGGCGCATTTTGTGTCGGTATTTTTGGAGCGCAAGAATTGGCAGAAAGTTACAGAGCAAAAGAAGACGATTACAATGCAATTATGGCCCAAGCAATTGCAGACAGATTTGCAGAAGCAATGGCAGAATATTTACACAAACAAATTAGAGTAAAACATTGGGGATATTCATCAGACGAAACTTTAACAAACGACGATTTAATAAAAGAAAATTACAAAGGAATTAGACCAGCACCAGGTTATCCTGCGTGTCCAGATCATTTAGAAAAAGAAACCATTTGGGACTTATTAAGCGTAGAAGAAAACATAGGAGTTACTCTAACAGAAAGTTTGGCAATGTGGCCTGCAGCAGCAGTATCTGGATATTATTTTGCAAATAAAGAAGCAAAATATTTTGGTTTAGGAAAAATTACAGACGATCAAGTAACAGATTATTCCACAAGAAAAGGAATTACAAAAGAGAAAGCAAGAAAGTGGTTGCATCCAACTTTAGCAGAGGAGAGCCCATCTTAA
- a CDS encoding homocysteine S-methyltransferase family protein: MSNIYKALQERILVLDGAMGTMLQAYKFTEEDFRGERFKDYPTPLQGNNDLLSITQPEAIKTIHGKYFEAGADIIETNTFSGTTIAMADYQMEDLVYELNYQSAKIAKEVADEFTAKEPHKPRFVAGSIGPTNRTASMSPDVNDPGYRAVTFDELRIAYKQQTEALIDGGADLLLVETVFDTLNAKAALFAIEQVKEERSIDIPVMLSGTITDASGRTLSGQTAEAFLISVSHIPLLSVGFNCALGANLLQPHLEAIANKTDFAISAHPNAGLPNAFGEYDETAEEMGEQIEEYLKKNLINIIGGCCGTSPEHIREIAKIAKKYKPRKADALNSVESAN; encoded by the coding sequence ATGTCAAATATTTACAAAGCATTACAAGAACGAATTTTAGTTTTAGACGGCGCCATGGGAACCATGTTGCAGGCTTATAAATTCACTGAAGAAGATTTTAGAGGAGAACGCTTTAAAGACTACCCAACACCATTGCAAGGAAATAACGATTTGTTATCTATTACGCAACCAGAAGCAATAAAAACCATTCATGGAAAATATTTTGAAGCAGGTGCAGATATTATAGAAACCAACACTTTTTCTGGAACTACAATTGCAATGGCAGATTATCAAATGGAAGATTTGGTATATGAATTAAACTATCAATCTGCAAAAATAGCCAAAGAAGTTGCAGATGAATTTACAGCAAAAGAACCTCACAAACCTCGTTTTGTTGCAGGTTCAATTGGTCCAACAAACAGAACAGCAAGCATGTCTCCAGATGTGAACGATCCTGGGTATAGAGCTGTAACTTTCGATGAATTAAGAATCGCATACAAACAACAAACAGAAGCATTAATCGATGGTGGTGCAGATTTATTATTAGTAGAAACCGTTTTCGATACTTTAAACGCAAAAGCAGCATTATTTGCAATTGAGCAGGTAAAAGAAGAAAGAAGTATAGATATTCCTGTAATGTTAAGTGGAACAATTACAGATGCATCAGGTAGAACTTTATCAGGGCAAACTGCTGAAGCTTTTCTAATTTCTGTTTCTCATATTCCATTATTATCAGTCGGATTTAATTGTGCTTTAGGAGCAAATTTATTACAACCACATTTAGAAGCAATTGCAAATAAAACAGATTTTGCGATTTCTGCTCATCCAAACGCAGGATTGCCAAATGCTTTTGGAGAATATGACGAAACTGCCGAAGAAATGGGAGAACAAATTGAAGAATATTTAAAGAAAAATCTAATCAATATTATTGGTGGTTGTTGTGGAACAAGTCCAGAGCATATTCGTGAGATTGCAAAGATTGCGAAGAAATATAAACCGAGAAAAGCAGATGCTTTGAACTCGGTTGAAAGTGCTAACTAA
- the cysM gene encoding cysteine synthase CysM produces MKTKSIIDFVGNTPLVEAQQIFKKEGVTLLLKLEGNNPGGSVKDRAAYNMISEALRRKNIKKGDTLVEATSGNTGIALALMAKVLGVNMVLVMPENSTIERVKTMRAYGAKVHLTPQESGMEGSIDYALKLKYKKGYFRLNQFDNTDNSKAHYKTTGPEIWRDTEGEVTHFVSAMGTTGTIMGVSDYLKEQNKNITIIGAQPKDGAKIPGIRKWPEEYLPAIFNRNKVDEVIEVSEEESKEMTQRLAAEEGIFAGMSSGGSVATAIKVAEKLDKGVVVAIICDRGDRYLSSTLFEKE; encoded by the coding sequence ATGAAGACTAAAAGTATTATAGATTTTGTTGGAAACACACCTTTGGTGGAAGCGCAACAGATTTTCAAAAAAGAAGGAGTTACATTATTGCTGAAATTAGAAGGTAATAATCCTGGAGGAAGCGTAAAAGATAGAGCTGCTTATAATATGATTTCTGAAGCTTTAAGAAGAAAAAATATTAAAAAAGGAGATACTTTAGTAGAAGCAACAAGTGGAAACACAGGAATTGCACTGGCTTTAATGGCAAAAGTTTTAGGAGTGAATATGGTGTTAGTAATGCCAGAAAATTCTACCATAGAAAGAGTAAAAACCATGCGTGCTTATGGAGCAAAAGTACATTTAACTCCACAAGAATCTGGTATGGAAGGTTCTATAGATTATGCCTTAAAATTAAAATACAAAAAAGGGTATTTTAGATTGAATCAGTTTGATAATACAGACAATTCTAAAGCACATTACAAAACTACAGGACCAGAAATTTGGAGAGATACTGAAGGAGAAGTAACGCATTTTGTTTCTGCAATGGGAACTACTGGAACAATTATGGGCGTTTCAGATTATTTAAAAGAGCAAAATAAAAATATTACAATTATTGGTGCACAACCTAAAGACGGAGCTAAAATTCCAGGAATTAGAAAATGGCCAGAAGAATATCTGCCAGCAATTTTCAATAGAAATAAAGTTGACGAAGTAATAGAAGTTAGTGAAGAAGAGTCTAAAGAAATGACACAGAGATTGGCTGCAGAAGAAGGAATTTTTGCAGGAATGAGTAGTGGAGGTTCTGTTGCAACAGCAATAAAAGTTGCCGAAAAATTAGATAAAGGTGTAGTTGTGGCAATTATTTGCGATAGAGGAGATCGTTATTTATCTTCCACTCTTTTTGAAAAAGAATAG
- the epsC gene encoding serine O-acetyltransferase EpsC, producing MKEVAQKVPVKNYSMCLRDAVEVFTKELINCLFDKNYQEEKGAETKNKFFKILERLSINNEDCSWSAFENSFPELRRKLDLDALFALNSDPAAKSLREVYLAYPGFYAIAVYRLSNQLLKQEIPVLPRMMSEFAHGATGTDIHPGAEIGDSFFIDHATGIVIGETTIIKNNVTIFQGVTLGGIQVKKSMASTKRHPTIENNVIIYANATILGGDVVIGENSIIGANVCITETVLENSVVTVQAENKIFQRN from the coding sequence ATGAAAGAAGTAGCACAAAAAGTTCCCGTAAAAAATTACAGTATGTGTTTAAGAGATGCTGTGGAAGTTTTTACAAAAGAACTTATAAATTGTCTGTTTGATAAAAATTATCAAGAGGAAAAAGGTGCAGAAACTAAAAATAAATTCTTCAAGATTTTAGAAAGATTGTCTATTAATAATGAAGATTGTTCTTGGTCGGCTTTTGAAAATTCATTTCCAGAATTAAGAAGAAAATTAGATTTAGATGCTTTGTTTGCTTTAAATAGCGATCCTGCTGCAAAAAGTTTAAGAGAAGTTTATTTGGCTTATCCAGGTTTTTATGCAATTGCTGTTTATAGATTAAGCAATCAATTGTTAAAACAAGAAATTCCTGTTTTACCAAGAATGATGAGCGAATTTGCACACGGAGCAACAGGAACAGATATTCATCCTGGAGCAGAAATTGGAGATTCGTTTTTTATAGATCACGCAACAGGAATTGTAATTGGAGAAACCACCATCATCAAAAATAATGTAACTATTTTTCAAGGAGTTACTTTAGGTGGAATCCAAGTAAAGAAAAGTATGGCTTCTACAAAACGTCATCCAACTATAGAAAACAATGTAATTATTTACGCAAATGCTACTATTTTAGGAGGAGATGTTGTTATTGGAGAGAATTCAATAATTGGAGCAAATGTGTGTATTACAGAAACTGTTCTTGAAAATTCGGTAGTAACTGTGCAGGCAGAAAATAAAATTTTTCAAAGAAATTAA
- a CDS encoding 2Fe-2S iron-sulfur cluster-binding protein encodes MQDVNLKITDRNGVTHDVIAPTDMAMNLMEVVRSYELAEEGTIGICGGMAMCASCQCYVKSDHELPEMSDDEDAMLAEAFNVEDNSRLGCQIQITPEINGLEVELAPES; translated from the coding sequence ATGCAAGATGTAAATCTTAAAATAACAGACAGAAATGGAGTAACTCACGATGTGATTGCGCCAACAGATATGGCAATGAATCTAATGGAAGTTGTTCGTTCGTACGAATTGGCAGAAGAGGGAACTATTGGTATTTGTGGAGGAATGGCAATGTGTGCTTCGTGTCAATGTTATGTAAAATCAGATCACGAATTACCAGAAATGTCTGATGATGAAGATGCAATGTTAGCAGAAGCTTTTAATGTAGAAGATAATAGTAGATTGGGTTGTCAGATTCAAATTACGCCAGAAATTAATGGTTTAGAAGTAGAATTAGCGCCAGAATCATAA
- a CDS encoding NAD(P)/FAD-dependent oxidoreductase, with protein MITTDILIIGAGPTGLFTVFEAGLLKLKCHLIDALPQPGGQCSEIYPKKPIYDIPAYPEILAGDLTHKLIEQSKQFEPGFTLGERAQTIDKQDDGTFIVTTNKGTKHHAKIVAIAGGLGSFEPRKPLIPNIADFEDKGVEYIIKEPEFYRDKKVVISGGGDSALDWAIFLSNIASEVTLIHRRNEFRGALDSVEKAQELKNLGKINIITPAEVKGILGTDKVTGVAVEKKGEDAFIIDTDHFIPLFGLSPKLGPIGDWGLEIEKNAIKVNNALDYQTNIPGIYAIGDVNTYPGKLKLILCGFHEATLMCQSAYKRIFPDKKYVMKYTTVGGVDGFDGTRKEAPKAVVKAIQ; from the coding sequence ATGATTACAACAGATATACTAATTATTGGAGCAGGACCAACAGGTTTATTTACAGTTTTTGAAGCAGGTTTATTAAAACTAAAATGTCATTTAATTGATGCTTTACCACAACCTGGAGGACAATGTTCAGAAATTTATCCGAAGAAACCAATTTATGATATTCCAGCATATCCAGAAATTTTAGCAGGAGATTTAACGCATAAATTAATAGAACAAAGTAAGCAGTTTGAGCCTGGTTTTACATTAGGTGAAAGAGCCCAAACAATCGATAAACAAGATGATGGTACATTTATTGTAACAACAAATAAAGGAACGAAACATCACGCAAAAATTGTTGCAATTGCAGGTGGTTTAGGTTCTTTTGAGCCAAGAAAACCATTAATTCCTAATATTGCAGATTTCGAAGATAAAGGAGTAGAATACATTATTAAAGAACCAGAATTTTACAGAGATAAAAAAGTAGTTATTTCTGGTGGTGGAGATTCTGCTTTAGATTGGGCAATTTTCTTATCTAATATTGCATCAGAAGTAACTTTAATTCATAGAAGAAATGAATTTAGAGGCGCTTTAGATTCTGTTGAAAAAGCACAAGAATTAAAGAATTTAGGAAAGATAAATATTATAACACCTGCAGAAGTAAAAGGAATTTTAGGAACAGATAAAGTAACAGGAGTTGCTGTAGAGAAAAAAGGTGAAGATGCTTTTATTATTGATACAGATCATTTTATTCCACTTTTCGGATTATCACCAAAGTTAGGTCCAATAGGAGATTGGGGATTAGAAATCGAGAAGAATGCTATTAAAGTAAATAACGCTTTAGACTATCAAACAAACATACCAGGAATTTATGCAATTGGAGATGTAAACACCTATCCAGGAAAATTAAAATTGATTTTATGTGGATTTCATGAAGCAACTTTAATGTGTCAGAGTGCATATAAAAGAATCTTTCCAGATAAGAAATATGTAATGAAATATACAACAGTTGGTGGTGTAGATGGTTTTGATGGAACAAGAAAAGAAGCACCAAAAGCTGTAGTAAAAGCAATTCAGTAA
- a CDS encoding precorrin-2 dehydrogenase/sirohydrochlorin ferrochelatase family protein yields MEQNELYPIFLKTNQLETLIVGGGFVALEKLSFLLKSSPNSKVTMVSPFFREETQELANKFGIKMIVDKYEKSYLSNKSIVIATTDKEAVNVEVYKDCKERNILVNVADNPPYCDFYMGGIVTKGNVKIAISTNGKSPTTAKRLRQFFEDVIPNNIDDLVKNLNEYRKSIKGNFEEKVEKLNEFTKSLVE; encoded by the coding sequence ATGGAACAAAACGAATTATATCCAATTTTTTTAAAAACGAATCAATTAGAAACCCTAATTGTTGGTGGAGGTTTTGTGGCATTAGAGAAATTATCTTTTTTGTTGAAGTCGAGTCCTAATTCGAAAGTAACAATGGTTTCTCCTTTTTTTAGAGAAGAAACTCAAGAATTGGCGAATAAATTCGGAATAAAAATGATTGTTGATAAGTATGAAAAATCATATTTATCAAACAAAAGTATCGTCATTGCAACTACAGATAAAGAAGCTGTAAATGTTGAAGTTTACAAAGATTGTAAAGAAAGAAATATTTTGGTAAATGTTGCTGATAATCCTCCATATTGCGATTTTTATATGGGAGGAATTGTAACCAAAGGAAATGTAAAAATTGCGATTTCTACAAACGGAAAATCGCCAACAACTGCCAAAAGATTACGTCAGTTTTTTGAAGATGTAATTCCAAATAATATTGATGATTTAGTTAAGAATCTAAACGAATACAGAAAATCGATCAAAGGGAATTTTGAAGAAAAAGTAGAAAAACTAAACGAATTCACGAAGAGTTTAGTTGAATAA
- the cobA gene encoding uroporphyrinogen-III C-methyltransferase — protein sequence MYNKTPKLTVVGAGPGDVDLITLKAVKVLKKADVVLYDALVNEELLDFINPNAELIFVGKRRGCYRYQQEQINELIVARAKTHGHVVRLKGGDPFIFGRGAEEMEFAASFGIETAMVPGISSSLAVPAYQNIPVTKRGSAESFWVITGTTKEHKLSNDVALAAKSNATVVVLMGMGKLPEIIKLFQQENKNDLPVAIIQNGTRSNEKIGIGTVDTILEVVKEQELSNPAIIVLGEVVNHRAVLANVQEEYSRELIAS from the coding sequence ATGTATAATAAAACACCAAAATTAACAGTAGTTGGAGCTGGTCCTGGAGATGTAGATTTAATCACATTAAAAGCAGTAAAAGTTTTAAAAAAGGCAGATGTTGTTTTGTATGATGCTCTGGTAAACGAAGAATTATTAGATTTTATAAACCCAAATGCAGAACTAATTTTTGTAGGAAAAAGAAGAGGTTGTTATAGATATCAGCAAGAACAAATTAACGAGTTAATTGTTGCAAGAGCAAAAACACATGGACATGTAGTTCGCTTAAAAGGTGGAGATCCTTTCATTTTTGGAAGAGGAGCAGAAGAAATGGAATTTGCAGCAAGTTTCGGAATAGAAACTGCAATGGTTCCAGGAATTTCATCTTCATTGGCGGTTCCTGCATATCAAAATATTCCAGTTACAAAACGTGGAAGTGCCGAAAGTTTTTGGGTAATTACAGGAACTACAAAAGAGCATAAACTATCTAATGATGTTGCTTTGGCTGCAAAATCGAATGCAACAGTTGTAGTTTTAATGGGAATGGGAAAACTGCCAGAAATCATTAAATTATTTCAACAAGAAAATAAAAACGATTTACCAGTTGCTATCATTCAAAATGGAACAAGAAGCAACGAAAAAATAGGTATTGGAACTGTAGATACCATTTTAGAGGTGGTTAAAGAACAGGAATTAAGCAATCCTGCAATTATTGTTTTGGGCGAAGTTGTGAATCATAGAGCAGTTTTAGCGAATGTACAAGAAGAATATTCAAGAGAATTAATTGCTTCATAA